In Desulfosediminicola ganghwensis, a single window of DNA contains:
- a CDS encoding PilZ domain-containing protein — protein sequence MVEHGADSGGKQPLGENRALERMHLVFYLRVFDGMSNRVVGHIVNISHQGMMLICDEPVSVDQKYRLRMRLPTEIADKDELIFSATSRWCKQDENPHFYIAGFEIHKITTEVSKYIDQLLKKFSFQS from the coding sequence ATGGTTGAGCATGGAGCAGATTCGGGAGGAAAGCAACCACTTGGGGAAAATCGTGCCCTGGAGAGGATGCACCTCGTATTCTATTTACGGGTTTTTGATGGCATGAGCAACAGGGTTGTCGGCCATATTGTCAACATCTCCCACCAGGGGATGATGCTGATCTGTGATGAACCGGTTTCGGTCGATCAGAAATACAGACTGCGTATGCGGTTACCGACTGAAATTGCTGACAAGGATGAGCTCATTTTCAGCGCAACCAGTCGTTGGTGCAAACAGGACGAAAATCCGCACTTTTATATAGCAGGCTTCGAAATACACAAAATTACCACAGAGGTGAGCAAGTATATCGATCAACTCCTGAAAAAATTCAGCTTTCAGTCCTGA
- a CDS encoding mannose-1-phosphate guanylyltransferase/mannose-6-phosphate isomerase translates to MPKIRGASVPKIQPVILAGGSGSRLWPLSRELYPKQLLQLTNEHSLLQTTLLRIHALDNVLPPVIVVGEEHRFTTTMQIEELGVFPEFTILLESTGRNTAPAICGAVEYCSANIADDAVMLVLPADHVVLKVDAFCEAVGHAAELAQKGAIVTFGIEPTHPETGYGYIERGEKSRVRSFKEKPDLAVAQEYCLSGNYFWNSGMFAFSLTAFKDEMAQHAAEIYNCMKKAVATGTRDGAFFRFNPDVIEQCPSDSIDYALMEKTDKASVVAADLGWSDIGSWQALWQVLDKDADGNVCQGDVLLEDTRNCLVRSGDTLVAAVGMEDTLIVETADAVLVAPLSRAQDVKKIVNKLKKKNRKEFKFHRTVHRPWGNYTVLEEQERYQMKRITVNPKAKLSLQMHHHRYEHWVVVKGTARVTNGDEVLLVYENESVYIPAGSVHRLENPGVIALELIEVQIGPYLGEDDIVRFEDEYGRDEN, encoded by the coding sequence ATGCCAAAAATACGAGGTGCATCTGTGCCAAAAATACAACCTGTCATCTTAGCTGGCGGAAGCGGTTCCAGGCTTTGGCCGCTTTCGCGTGAATTGTATCCGAAGCAGTTGTTGCAGCTTACCAACGAACATTCCCTGCTGCAGACCACTCTTTTGAGAATACATGCGCTTGATAATGTCCTGCCACCGGTGATTGTGGTGGGAGAGGAGCATCGGTTTACCACCACGATGCAGATCGAGGAGCTTGGTGTATTTCCGGAATTTACTATCCTTCTTGAGTCCACTGGCCGTAACACGGCTCCGGCTATTTGCGGGGCGGTTGAATATTGCTCGGCAAATATCGCCGATGATGCTGTGATGCTGGTATTGCCGGCAGATCATGTGGTGTTGAAGGTAGATGCTTTTTGTGAGGCCGTAGGCCATGCAGCCGAACTCGCTCAAAAAGGGGCTATTGTCACTTTTGGAATCGAGCCGACACACCCTGAAACGGGCTATGGTTATATAGAGCGCGGAGAGAAGAGTAGGGTTCGATCATTTAAGGAAAAGCCGGACCTGGCCGTGGCTCAGGAGTATTGCCTCAGTGGCAATTATTTCTGGAACAGTGGTATGTTTGCCTTTTCGCTGACAGCTTTTAAAGACGAGATGGCACAACATGCGGCTGAAATTTATAACTGCATGAAAAAAGCGGTTGCGACTGGAACCAGAGACGGAGCTTTTTTTCGATTTAATCCCGACGTGATCGAACAATGCCCAAGCGATTCGATCGACTATGCCCTGATGGAAAAAACCGATAAAGCATCAGTTGTTGCCGCGGATCTCGGGTGGAGTGATATAGGATCATGGCAGGCTCTGTGGCAGGTGCTGGATAAGGATGCTGATGGTAATGTTTGTCAGGGTGATGTTTTGCTTGAAGACACCAGAAACTGCCTCGTTAGATCCGGCGATACACTGGTTGCTGCTGTCGGCATGGAGGATACCCTGATAGTTGAGACAGCCGATGCCGTATTGGTGGCACCCCTTTCGCGGGCTCAGGATGTAAAGAAAATAGTAAACAAGCTGAAAAAGAAAAATCGTAAGGAATTTAAATTCCACCGGACAGTCCATAGACCTTGGGGGAATTACACGGTTTTGGAAGAGCAGGAACGCTATCAGATGAAGCGGATTACTGTTAACCCGAAAGCGAAACTTTCACTGCAGATGCATCATCATCGCTATGAGCATTGGGTTGTGGTCAAGGGGACAGCACGGGTGACGAACGGGGACGAGGTGCTGCTGGTCTATGAGAACGAGTCGGTCTATATTCCTGCGGGCTCAGTTCACCGTCTTGAGAATCCAGGTGTTATTGCTCTGGAGCTCATTGAGGTGCAGATAGGGCCGTATCTTGGCGAAGACGATATCGTCCGTTTCGAAGATGAATATGGGCGAGATGAAAATTAG
- a CDS encoding PilZ domain-containing protein yields the protein MSEKRKFIRHNAIHLLDYLVLEDDGTKTTYSMGRTIDVSAGGIKLETAHELEPGTRLEITVGLEEDLVDLIGTIVYCREKMGRYISGIAFEELHGEHKRVYQKYVDAFLEVKKGQNLNREPINYLHSPRSDGSEREELQF from the coding sequence ATGAGCGAAAAACGGAAATTCATTCGACACAACGCCATTCACCTGCTGGACTATCTGGTTCTGGAAGATGACGGCACCAAGACGACCTATTCCATGGGCCGCACCATCGATGTAAGTGCAGGTGGAATTAAGCTGGAGACAGCGCATGAACTTGAGCCAGGAACCCGCCTTGAAATAACGGTTGGCCTGGAAGAAGATCTGGTTGACCTGATTGGGACGATAGTGTACTGCCGAGAGAAAATGGGGAGATATATTTCTGGAATTGCCTTTGAAGAACTTCACGGTGAACACAAGAGGGTCTACCAGAAATATGTAGACGCCTTTTTAGAGGTAAAAAAAGGGCAGAATCTAAATAGAGAGCCAATTAACTATTTGCATTCTCCGCGATCAGACGGATCCGAACGCGAAGAATTGCAGTTTTAG
- the mtnA gene encoding S-methyl-5-thioribose-1-phosphate isomerase has translation MNIHGKHYRTIWPEIGKNGVINIIDQRQLPHSFIVEQLCTVDDVFKAIREMHVRGAGLIGATAGFGMYIAACKASDDSFMEEMIKAGEHLNSSRPTARNLKWAVDRVLAALNQVESAAAKRKVAFDTACAIADEDADFCKRLGEHGKELIAEISKKKGGKPVNILTHCNAGWLAFVDYGSATAPIYAARDAGIPVHVWVDETRPWNQGAKLTAWELQQEGIDNTLITDNAGGHLMQHGMVDMVIVGTDRTTRAGDVANKIGTYLKALAARDNSIPFYVALPSSTFDWTIDNGYDIPIEMRSGDEITKISGLDPSGAANTVAIAAPGTKAANYSFDITPARLVTELITERGRCKADKMAIAELFPEYAHL, from the coding sequence ATGAACATACATGGAAAGCACTACAGAACCATCTGGCCGGAAATCGGGAAAAATGGTGTTATCAACATCATAGACCAGCGCCAGCTACCCCACTCCTTTATCGTAGAACAACTTTGCACCGTCGATGACGTGTTCAAAGCCATACGCGAAATGCACGTCCGCGGCGCCGGCCTCATTGGAGCGACAGCCGGCTTCGGCATGTATATAGCCGCCTGCAAAGCTTCTGACGATAGCTTCATGGAAGAGATGATCAAAGCAGGCGAGCATCTCAACTCCAGCAGGCCAACAGCAAGAAATCTTAAATGGGCAGTAGACAGAGTTCTTGCCGCACTGAACCAGGTTGAATCGGCAGCGGCAAAACGCAAAGTTGCTTTTGACACCGCCTGTGCAATCGCCGATGAAGACGCTGATTTCTGCAAACGACTTGGAGAGCATGGTAAAGAGTTGATTGCCGAAATAAGCAAAAAGAAAGGCGGCAAGCCGGTCAACATCCTCACCCACTGCAATGCCGGCTGGCTTGCCTTTGTTGACTACGGAAGTGCCACAGCCCCGATTTATGCAGCACGGGATGCCGGCATCCCGGTCCACGTCTGGGTCGATGAAACCCGACCCTGGAATCAGGGCGCCAAACTTACCGCCTGGGAATTACAGCAGGAAGGTATCGACAATACGCTGATCACCGACAATGCCGGTGGCCATCTGATGCAACATGGCATGGTAGACATGGTAATCGTTGGCACGGACAGAACCACCAGAGCAGGAGATGTTGCCAACAAGATCGGCACCTATCTGAAAGCCCTGGCCGCCAGAGACAACAGCATCCCTTTTTACGTCGCACTACCATCTTCAACCTTTGACTGGACCATCGATAACGGGTACGATATTCCGATAGAAATGCGGTCAGGCGATGAGATTACAAAAATTTCCGGGCTTGATCCTTCCGGCGCTGCCAATACGGTAGCCATCGCTGCGCCGGGCACCAAAGCAGCAAACTACAGTTTTGACATAACACCCGCCAGGCTCGTCACAGAACTCATTACCGAGCGTGGCAGATGCAAGGCCGACAAGATGGCAATTGCCGAGCTGTTTCCGGAATACGCTCATCTTTAA
- a CDS encoding P-II family nitrogen regulator — MKKIEAIIKPFKLDDVKDALNEVGLKGMTISEVKGYGRQKGHTEIYRGAEYVVDFIPKVKIELVVPADQVDLVVEKIRNAANTNKIGDGKIFVTPVERVIRVRTGEEGRDAV, encoded by the coding sequence ATGAAAAAAATTGAAGCGATTATCAAGCCGTTTAAACTTGATGATGTAAAGGATGCTTTGAATGAGGTTGGTCTTAAGGGTATGACAATCTCAGAGGTGAAGGGGTATGGTCGTCAGAAAGGGCATACAGAGATTTATCGCGGTGCCGAATATGTCGTCGACTTTATACCAAAGGTTAAGATCGAACTGGTTGTTCCGGCCGACCAGGTTGATTTGGTAGTCGAAAAGATCAGGAATGCCGCCAATACCAATAAAATTGGAGACGGTAAGATATTCGTCACCCCGGTTGAGCGGGTTATTCGCGTGCGTACTGGTGAAGAAGGGCGGGATGCGGTGTAA
- the glnD gene encoding [protein-PII] uridylyltransferase, with translation MSVQLRADREALERLWEQGLTGKELLLQHSRLVDEFIVECFEKVKPDVGGGQVALLALGGYGRRELFPFSDIDLMILYHQDLEDGIGAVVDGILYPLWDTGLEVGHGVRTVERSMQQAGEDYFFQVAMLDARLIHGSQSLFDELLTAYRKKFVTGNRGSFVEQMKEHRERRRNRYGSHSFLLEPHIKEGKGGMRDIQSMSWVAQVVFGLQGVEDFCDAGLMLEDERDQFLKSWDALVQLRNRLHYCSRRKNDQLYFELQEEVAQALGYQVVDGVLGVEQFMRDTYGHMENIAIASDLFFDHVDEVLGFATKSAQQIPDREIEKGVEIRRGRVHITAMPRQIAAKPQLLMRAFLASARTGVLLHHRTRKLIASSLDRVNDKMRHSPRMSKALVHILEEADDVFAILEVMLETGLLSAYIPEFKKIETLAQHDIYHIYTVDRHSLQAVAELRKVIDAEPGIFELVEMPAMLFMAALLHDVGKGSGRDHSDEGADVVARIGRRMSFTDEEIECLSFLVRYHLFVPENSLRRDLNDVSFIQRCAETIGDVGRLSMLYLLSVADSRATGPSAWSDWKAALMQEMYFKVRSSIETMEVVEVEAGLSEGDVEQNAEWLRTQIAERLKGSNGLRVDLEMLPIDYVMTFSPDTVCDHVRLHRDHYGLVRQKSLVVASDRDDCWSLLVMSMDRPGLLAKICGVLALHNLNVVRAQIFTWDDNTAVDILDVRPTDGLSFVEKDWLAINDDLDRAIVHRLGLGHRLYQKLAPTIGRRHELVSKVEPRVVIDNESSDTYSVIEVYSADLPGLLYHITQTLADFGMNIHKAIIATEVEQLIDVFYVLDSRGRKVEDEDFKQEITQGVLYSLGRSEK, from the coding sequence ATGAGTGTACAGCTTCGTGCAGACAGAGAGGCTCTCGAGCGGTTATGGGAGCAGGGCTTGACCGGCAAAGAGCTTCTCCTGCAGCATAGCCGTCTGGTCGACGAGTTTATTGTCGAGTGTTTTGAAAAGGTGAAGCCGGATGTGGGCGGGGGCCAGGTTGCCCTGTTGGCCCTTGGCGGCTATGGCCGCCGTGAGCTCTTTCCGTTTTCGGATATCGATTTGATGATCTTGTATCATCAGGATCTGGAGGACGGAATTGGTGCTGTGGTCGACGGGATACTGTATCCGCTCTGGGATACCGGTTTGGAGGTCGGGCACGGTGTTCGGACCGTGGAGCGATCGATGCAGCAGGCCGGGGAAGATTATTTTTTCCAGGTAGCCATGCTTGACGCCAGGCTTATTCACGGGTCGCAGAGCCTCTTTGACGAGTTGCTGACAGCGTATCGTAAGAAGTTTGTGACAGGTAATCGCGGCAGTTTTGTCGAGCAGATGAAAGAGCACCGTGAGCGGCGCCGTAATCGTTACGGCAGCCATAGTTTTCTGCTTGAGCCCCATATAAAAGAGGGAAAGGGCGGGATGCGTGATATCCAGTCCATGTCCTGGGTGGCGCAGGTTGTGTTCGGGCTCCAGGGTGTTGAGGACTTCTGTGATGCCGGGCTGATGCTGGAGGATGAGCGGGATCAGTTTCTCAAGTCCTGGGATGCGCTGGTCCAGTTGCGGAATCGCCTCCACTACTGCTCGCGCCGTAAGAACGACCAGCTTTATTTTGAGTTGCAGGAAGAAGTCGCCCAGGCGCTCGGGTATCAGGTTGTTGATGGTGTTTTGGGGGTCGAGCAGTTCATGCGCGATACCTACGGGCATATGGAAAATATTGCCATCGCCTCCGATCTCTTCTTTGATCATGTCGACGAGGTTCTCGGGTTCGCTACGAAAAGCGCTCAACAGATCCCAGATCGTGAGATTGAGAAGGGAGTGGAGATCCGTCGGGGGCGTGTGCATATCACTGCGATGCCGAGGCAGATCGCGGCCAAGCCGCAATTGTTGATGAGGGCTTTTCTCGCTTCTGCACGCACTGGTGTGCTTCTGCATCATAGAACCCGCAAGCTGATCGCGTCATCCCTCGATCGGGTAAATGACAAGATGCGGCATTCGCCCCGCATGTCAAAGGCTCTGGTGCATATTCTCGAGGAGGCGGACGATGTATTCGCAATCCTGGAGGTTATGCTGGAGACCGGGTTGCTCTCGGCATACATTCCGGAGTTTAAGAAAATCGAGACCCTGGCTCAACATGATATCTACCATATATATACAGTAGATCGTCATTCGCTGCAGGCTGTGGCTGAGCTTCGCAAGGTGATTGACGCTGAACCGGGTATTTTTGAGTTGGTTGAGATGCCGGCTATGCTGTTTATGGCAGCGCTGTTGCATGATGTAGGTAAAGGTTCCGGGCGTGATCATTCGGATGAGGGTGCCGATGTCGTGGCCAGGATAGGGCGGCGCATGTCCTTTACGGATGAAGAGATTGAATGTCTTTCCTTTCTCGTCCGTTATCATCTCTTTGTCCCGGAAAATTCACTCAGGCGTGATCTGAACGATGTGTCATTTATCCAGCGCTGCGCCGAAACCATCGGTGATGTTGGGCGATTGTCTATGCTCTATCTGCTGAGTGTTGCGGATTCTCGTGCCACCGGGCCTTCCGCCTGGAGTGACTGGAAAGCCGCCCTTATGCAGGAGATGTATTTTAAAGTGCGTTCCTCCATTGAGACAATGGAAGTGGTTGAAGTTGAGGCCGGTTTGTCTGAAGGGGATGTGGAGCAGAATGCCGAGTGGCTGCGAACCCAGATAGCCGAGCGGCTTAAGGGGAGCAATGGTCTGAGAGTCGATCTGGAGATGTTGCCGATTGATTATGTGATGACATTCTCTCCAGATACCGTTTGTGATCATGTCCGGTTGCACCGGGATCATTATGGGCTGGTGCGCCAGAAGTCTCTCGTTGTCGCCAGTGATCGTGATGACTGCTGGTCGCTTCTGGTTATGTCAATGGACAGGCCGGGGTTGCTGGCGAAAATATGCGGCGTGCTCGCTCTGCATAATCTTAATGTGGTTCGTGCTCAGATTTTCACCTGGGATGATAATACCGCTGTGGATATTCTTGATGTGCGACCGACAGACGGCTTGAGTTTTGTCGAAAAAGACTGGCTGGCCATTAATGATGATCTTGATAGGGCGATTGTTCATCGCCTTGGTCTCGGGCACAGGTTGTATCAGAAGCTCGCGCCTACTATCGGCAGGCGTCATGAGCTTGTGAGCAAGGTTGAGCCGCGGGTGGTGATTGATAATGAAAGTTCTGATACCTACTCGGTTATCGAGGTGTATTCGGCAGATCTGCCTGGTCTTCTCTATCATATCACCCAGACGCTTGCTGATTTCGGCATGAATATACATAAGGCGATTATTGCCACGGAAGTCGAGCAGTTGATTGATGTTTTTTATGTTCTCGACTCCCGGGGCAGAAAAGTCGAGGATGAGGATTTTAAGCAGGAGATAACCCAGGGGGTGCTCTACTCTCTCGGACGCTCTGAAAAATAG
- the rfbD gene encoding dTDP-4-dehydrorhamnose reductase, whose amino-acid sequence MKIVITGSTGQLGRDCCALLAENHQVIGCNAPRMDISDAATINSHIARHQPEVLINCAAYTAVDACETEREHAWKVNALGPELLAKASHEHNFRLIHISTDYVFDGSLPAPEAYTENDSTNPLSEYGRSKLAGEEAIARYAEDYVILRTAWLYSAHGKNFLKTMLRLALADKAGKLANGVRVVHDQYGSLTWSYTLAQQIERLLTSDIKGIVHATADGYSTWFEAALYFLMKMGIEHNFSPCATSDYPTPAHRPANSILANSRLDGAGISTFRHWQKDIDRFVNHHREELLKEAETSLGI is encoded by the coding sequence ATGAAAATTGTTATTACCGGAAGTACCGGACAGCTCGGCCGCGATTGCTGTGCGCTGCTCGCTGAAAATCACCAGGTGATTGGCTGCAACGCCCCACGTATGGATATCAGTGACGCTGCAACCATCAACAGCCATATTGCCCGGCACCAGCCCGAGGTATTGATAAACTGCGCCGCCTACACTGCAGTTGACGCCTGTGAGACCGAAAGGGAACACGCCTGGAAAGTAAACGCGCTCGGGCCTGAATTACTGGCTAAGGCCAGTCACGAGCATAACTTCAGGCTGATACATATCTCGACAGACTACGTGTTCGACGGCTCCCTGCCTGCTCCTGAGGCGTACACAGAAAATGATTCAACCAACCCGCTTTCCGAGTATGGAAGATCCAAACTTGCCGGCGAAGAAGCTATAGCGCGCTATGCAGAAGATTACGTTATTTTACGAACGGCCTGGCTCTATTCAGCCCATGGCAAAAATTTCCTGAAAACAATGCTGCGTCTGGCACTTGCCGACAAGGCCGGCAAACTGGCCAACGGAGTACGGGTAGTCCATGACCAGTACGGTTCACTCACCTGGTCGTACACCCTGGCGCAACAGATAGAGCGCTTGCTGACTTCAGACATCAAGGGAATCGTCCATGCAACAGCCGATGGCTACTCCACCTGGTTTGAAGCCGCGCTATACTTTCTCATGAAAATGGGCATAGAGCATAATTTCTCCCCCTGCGCTACCAGCGATTATCCAACACCTGCCCACCGCCCTGCCAATTCTATTCTCGCCAACAGCCGGCTTGATGGCGCTGGCATCTCCACTTTTCGACACTGGCAGAAAGATATCGATCGTTTTGTGAATCATCACAGGGAAGAACTTCTGAAAGAAGCTGAAACTTCATTGGGAATATAG
- a CDS encoding phosphomannomutase, translating to MVDKIPACFKAYDIRGKVPEELNPDLARQIGRAYSKIFGVQRVAVGYDIRLSSKELAGALIAGLLESGVDVVNIGLCGTEEIYHAAFSMQGSGVDGGIIVTASHNPADYNGMKFVVQGARPVTGESGLLEMARLINEGGLSGKKDGHGRESSLEDKTPYIDHLLSYVDAAQLKPLKIVVNSGNGCAGAIVDLLEQHLPFEFIRLNHEPDGTFPKGVPNPLLPENREETAAMVRKTGADLGLAWDGDFDRCFFWDERGEFIEGYYIVGLLAQEMLVQEPGSKILYDPRLTWNSEEVIRQAGGIPVITRTGHAFIKERMREEDAIYGGEMSAHHYFRKFGYCDSGMIPWLLVCAQLSIDKRKLSELVTERMSAYPVSGEINRRVADADTVIQAIEERYSDGKKTYIDGLSVEFSDFRFNVRKSNTEPLLRLNVETRGDVELLRQKTGELLALIEGA from the coding sequence ATGGTAGATAAAATTCCGGCCTGTTTCAAGGCCTATGACATACGCGGCAAAGTTCCGGAAGAGTTGAACCCTGATCTGGCCAGGCAGATTGGGCGAGCTTATAGCAAAATTTTTGGAGTTCAGCGTGTTGCGGTTGGTTATGACATCCGGTTGAGCAGCAAGGAGTTGGCTGGTGCACTAATTGCCGGTCTTCTCGAAAGCGGAGTGGACGTGGTAAATATAGGGCTTTGCGGTACCGAAGAGATCTACCATGCAGCGTTTTCAATGCAGGGCTCAGGTGTTGACGGTGGAATAATTGTTACCGCAAGTCATAATCCTGCTGATTACAATGGCATGAAGTTTGTGGTTCAGGGTGCACGGCCGGTCACCGGTGAATCCGGTCTGTTGGAAATGGCCCGGCTTATAAACGAGGGTGGTTTGTCCGGTAAGAAAGACGGGCATGGACGAGAGTCGTCGCTGGAGGATAAAACTCCGTATATAGATCATCTCCTCAGTTATGTAGACGCAGCTCAGCTCAAGCCGCTGAAGATTGTGGTGAACAGTGGCAATGGTTGCGCTGGTGCAATAGTTGATCTGCTGGAACAACATCTGCCATTCGAATTTATACGTTTGAATCATGAACCGGACGGCACCTTCCCAAAAGGTGTGCCAAACCCCCTATTGCCGGAAAATCGAGAGGAAACCGCGGCGATGGTTAGGAAGACCGGGGCGGATCTCGGACTTGCCTGGGATGGGGATTTTGACCGATGCTTTTTCTGGGATGAGCGAGGGGAATTTATAGAAGGGTATTACATTGTCGGTTTACTGGCCCAGGAGATGTTGGTCCAGGAGCCCGGCAGCAAAATTCTGTACGATCCAAGGCTCACCTGGAACAGTGAAGAGGTTATCAGGCAGGCGGGGGGGATACCGGTTATTACCAGAACAGGTCATGCCTTCATTAAAGAGCGCATGCGAGAAGAAGATGCCATTTATGGCGGTGAGATGTCTGCGCACCATTACTTCAGGAAATTTGGCTACTGCGATTCGGGCATGATTCCCTGGCTTTTGGTTTGCGCTCAGCTGAGTATTGATAAGCGTAAACTATCAGAGCTGGTGACCGAGCGAATGAGCGCCTACCCGGTTTCCGGAGAGATTAATCGTAGAGTAGCTGATGCAGATACGGTAATTCAGGCTATTGAAGAGAGATATTCTGACGGAAAGAAAACCTATATTGATGGTTTGTCGGTAGAATTCTCAGACTTCCGGTTTAATGTGCGAAAATCGAATACCGAACCCCTGTTGCGGCTCAATGTGGAAACCAGAGGTGATGTAGAGCTACTCCGGCAGAAGACAGGAGAGTTATTGGCTCTTATCGAGGGTGCTTAG
- the rfbA gene encoding glucose-1-phosphate thymidylyltransferase RfbA, with protein MKGIILAGGSGTRLYPLTRVVSKQLIPVYDKPMIYYPLSVLMLAGIRDILIISTPHDLPGFEDLFGDGSHLGLRISYEVQPKPEGLAQAFIIGREFIGDDSVCLILGDNIFFGPGFSRIVKSAAQLTEGGLIFGYLVKDPERYGVVEFDEKNQVFGIEEKPFKPKSKYAVPGLYFYDNNVLEIAEGITPSARGELEITDINNEYLRRGKLSVEPLGRGFCWLDTGTHESLMQASNYVQAVQERQGLKIACIEEIAFQLGYITLDQLNSLAEDMLKNQYGQYIREISSEFQMR; from the coding sequence ATGAAAGGAATAATCCTTGCCGGAGGCTCGGGAACCCGCCTCTACCCTCTCACCCGTGTCGTCAGCAAACAGCTTATCCCGGTATATGATAAGCCAATGATATATTACCCACTTTCCGTGCTGATGCTGGCGGGCATACGTGATATTCTGATCATTTCCACACCGCATGACCTGCCGGGTTTTGAAGACCTCTTTGGCGACGGCAGCCATCTGGGGCTGAGAATCAGCTACGAAGTACAGCCAAAGCCAGAGGGACTTGCCCAGGCCTTCATCATAGGCCGGGAATTCATCGGAGATGATTCGGTTTGCCTTATACTTGGTGACAACATCTTTTTCGGCCCCGGTTTTTCACGTATTGTCAAAAGCGCAGCACAACTCACTGAAGGCGGCCTGATTTTTGGTTACCTGGTAAAAGATCCAGAGCGATACGGCGTGGTTGAATTCGATGAAAAAAATCAGGTATTCGGCATTGAAGAAAAACCGTTCAAGCCAAAATCAAAATATGCAGTTCCCGGCCTCTATTTCTACGATAATAATGTTCTTGAAATCGCAGAAGGGATCACACCATCTGCACGGGGTGAGCTGGAAATCACCGATATAAACAACGAGTACCTGAGGCGCGGTAAACTCTCTGTAGAACCCCTTGGCCGCGGCTTTTGCTGGCTCGATACCGGTACCCATGAGTCGCTTATGCAGGCTTCCAACTATGTGCAGGCGGTTCAGGAACGCCAGGGGCTAAAAATTGCCTGCATAGAAGAAATCGCCTTCCAACTCGGCTATATCACCTTGGACCAACTCAACAGCCTGGCCGAAGACATGCTTAAAAACCAGTATGGTCAGTATATCAGGGAAATATCCTCAGAATTTCAGATGCGTTAA
- a CDS encoding ammonium transporter, with the protein MNSADTAFILAAAGLVMLMTPGLALFYGGMVRGKNVLGTIMQSLFLIALISLEWVYVGYSMAFGPDVGGLVGDLSWFALNGVTTAPSPDYASTIPQTVFMIYQCMFAVITPALITGAFAERVRFVPFLVFSVLWAILVYNPVCHWIWGKGGWLGNMGVMDFAGGLVVHLTCGAAALAGVLVIGNRRGYGRTSFMPHNLPMTMLGTGLLWFGWFGFNGGSALAADEVAATAFVATHLAGMAGMFMWVVMEWITQGKATTLGAASGAISGLATITPTAGFVGPNAAILIGLMGGVVCFIAVNSKSKFKLDDSLDVVGIHGIGGLLGSLCLGIFASTAVNPGGVDGLLYGNVAQLVAQVKGILIVGGYTFVVSWVLFKVINATIGLRLEEEAEVVGMDSSEHSETAYNN; encoded by the coding sequence ATGAATAGTGCTGATACAGCGTTTATTTTGGCAGCTGCCGGGCTCGTTATGCTCATGACACCGGGTCTGGCTTTATTTTACGGTGGTATGGTTCGTGGGAAAAATGTACTCGGAACCATTATGCAGAGTCTTTTTCTGATTGCACTCATTTCTCTGGAGTGGGTTTATGTTGGGTATTCGATGGCTTTTGGCCCGGATGTGGGAGGGCTTGTAGGTGATTTGTCCTGGTTTGCCCTGAATGGTGTGACAACTGCGCCGAGCCCTGATTATGCAAGCACGATTCCGCAGACCGTGTTTATGATATACCAGTGTATGTTTGCAGTTATTACTCCTGCGCTGATTACCGGCGCTTTTGCTGAGCGCGTTCGTTTTGTGCCATTTCTGGTCTTCTCAGTTCTTTGGGCGATTCTGGTGTATAACCCGGTTTGTCACTGGATCTGGGGTAAGGGCGGTTGGCTCGGTAATATGGGGGTTATGGATTTTGCGGGTGGTCTCGTTGTTCACCTTACCTGTGGTGCGGCAGCTTTGGCCGGTGTGCTGGTGATAGGCAATCGTCGCGGTTATGGCAGGACCAGTTTCATGCCGCATAATCTGCCGATGACTATGCTCGGCACGGGACTACTCTGGTTCGGCTGGTTTGGTTTTAATGGCGGTTCGGCTCTTGCTGCAGATGAAGTCGCTGCCACCGCTTTTGTGGCCACGCATCTTGCAGGTATGGCAGGGATGTTCATGTGGGTTGTGATGGAGTGGATTACCCAGGGTAAGGCGACTACGCTTGGCGCGGCATCCGGTGCGATTTCGGGGTTGGCGACCATTACTCCGACCGCAGGCTTTGTAGGGCCGAATGCAGCGATATTGATTGGCCTTATGGGGGGCGTGGTCTGTTTTATCGCGGTGAACTCAAAATCGAAGTTTAAACTGGATGATTCTCTGGATGTTGTGGGGATTCATGGTATCGGTGGCTTGCTGGGTAGCCTCTGTCTTGGTATCTTTGCTTCAACTGCGGTAAATCCGGGTGGAGTTGATGGCCTGCTCTATGGTAATGTTGCTCAGTTGGTCGCTCAGGTGAAGGGCATCCTGATTGTAGGGGGCTATACCTTTGTTGTGAGCTGGGTGCTTTTTAAGGTGATCAACGCGACTATTGGTCTCAGGCTTGAAGAGGAGGCCGAGGTCGTTGGTATGGATTCTTCCGAGCATTCGGAGACGGCCTATAATAATTAG